One Phoenix dactylifera cultivar Barhee BC4 chromosome 14, palm_55x_up_171113_PBpolish2nd_filt_p, whole genome shotgun sequence DNA window includes the following coding sequences:
- the LOC103712802 gene encoding WD repeat-containing protein LWD1-like — protein MAGGGGGGERTPEGSEEQQKRSEIYTYEAPWHIYAMNWSVRRDKKYRLAIASLLEQFPNRVEIVQLDDSTGEIRSDPALSFEHPYPPTKTMFVPDRDCLRPDLLATSADFLRIWRISSDDEGGGDDNSKKNNSSSKSSSSSRVELRSLLNGNRNSEFCDPLTSFDWNEAEPRRVGTSSIDTTCTIWDIEREAVDTQLIAHDKEVYDIAWGGVGVFASVSADGSVRVFDLRDKEHSTIIYESADPPNTPLVRLGWNKQDPRYMATIIMDSAKVVVLDIRFPTLPVVELHRHQASVNAIAWAPHSSCHICTAGDDSQALIWDLSSMGSASGGGQQAQAAAEGDLDPILAYTAGAEIEQLQWSSTQPDWVAIAFSSKLQILRV, from the coding sequence atggccggcggcggcggcggcggagaaaGGACGCCGGAGGGTTCGGAGGAGCAGCAGAAGCGGTCGGAGATCTACACGTACGAGGCGCCATGGCACATCTACGCGATGAACTGGAGCGTGCGGCGGGACAAGAAGTACCGGCTGGCCATCGCGAGCCTCCTGGAGCAGTTCCCGAACCGCGTGGAGATCGTCCAGCTGGACGACTCCACCGGCGAGATCCGCTCCGACCCGGCCCTCTCCTTCGAGCACCCCTACCCCCCCACCAAGACCATGTTCGTCCCCGACCGCGACTGCCTCCGCCCCGATCTCCTCGCCACCTCTGCCGACTTCCTCCGCATCTGGCGCATATCGTCGGATGACGAAGGCGGCGGTGACGACAACAGCAAGAAGAACAACTCCTCCTCCAAGTCCTCCTCGTCGTCGCGCGTTGAGCTCCGATCCCTCCTCAACGGCAACCGGAACTCCGAGTTCTGCGATCCCCTGACCTCCTTCGACTGGAACGAGGCGGAGCCGCGCCGCGTGGGCACCTCGTCCATCGACACCACCTGCACCATCTGGGACATCGAGCGCGAGGCCGTCGACACCCAGCTCATCGCCCACGACAAGGAGGTCTACGACATCGCCTGGGGCGGCGTCGGCGTCTTCGCCTCCGTCTCCGCCGACGGCTCCGTCCGCGTCTTCGACCTTCGCGACAAGGAGCACTCCACCATCATCTACGAGTCGGCCGACCCCCCCAACACCCCCCTCGTCCGCCTTGGCTGGAACAAGCAGGACCCCCGCTACATGGCCACCATCATCATGGACTCCGCCAAGGTCGTCGTCCTCGACATCCGCTTCCCCACCCTCCCCGTCGTCGAGCTCCACCGCCACCAGGCCAGCGTCAACGCCATCGCCTGGGCGCCCCACAGCTCCTGCCACATCTGCACCGCCGGCGACGACTCTCAGGCCCTCATCTGGGACCTCTCCTCCATGGGTAGCGCCTCGGGAGGCGGCCAGCAAGCGCAGGCCGCTGCCGAGGGCGACCTCGACCCCATACTCGCCTACACCGCCGGGGCCGAGATCGAGCAGCTGCAGTGGTCCTCCACCCAGCCCGACTGGGTTGCGATCGCCTTCTCCAGCAAGCTCCAGATACTCAGGGTTTGA
- the LOC103712803 gene encoding probable protein phosphatase 2C 39, translating to MRGSERNSKSSSDLNVSFGYQCNACQYASAEVNYESEHSTTIQIQDSKTKSRSSSFSCLSGAALSANATLANTNICNGLIGEEILPGLDSPTSFRRMASSPSISRLDLLSSSSQSSVSTLTGIASTDSDVLESSRNFWNSMSSPAAVESSSFLNAVDIQTAGGAAGEDRVQAVCSEENGWLFCGVYDGFNGRDAADFLAGTLYENIRFYLYLLESQIKQQRESSGLYEKKHLQCSSSHKAMKSELSLAIKTSYIEKRSGLSTNFSYEDFSSEAFRLGVLDCLVRALAQAESDFIYMVEQEMEDRPDLVSVGSSVLVVLLHGMDLYVLNLGDSRAVLATTNSSGNGTLEAIQLTEIHTIDNDAEYKKVLADHPDDPSPIIGGKVKGRLKLTRALGVGYLKKGKLNDALMGILRVRNLCSPPYVYTHPFTFSHTVSENDLFVILGSDGLFDFFTNDEVVNMVHWFIQDNASGDPAKYLIEQLVLKAAKCAGFTTEELMSVPAGRRRRYHDDVTVIVIILGNKQRTSTASTLL from the exons ATGAGAGGGTCTGAAAGAAATTCCAAGTCTTCCAGTGACCTTAATGTCAGCTTTGGTTATCAGTGCAATGCCTGCCAATATGCTTCTGCGGAAGTCAACTATGAATCTGAGCATTCTACAACAATTCAAATTCAAGATTCCAAAACCAAATCCCGGAGCAGTTCGTTTTCTTGTTTGTCTGGTGCTGCTCTTAGTGCGAATGCCACATTGGCAaatacaaatatatgtaatgGCCTTATTGGAGAGGAAATATTGCCTGGATTGGATTCACCAACATCGTTCAGAAGGATGGCATCTTCGCCTTCTATTTCAAGGTTGGACCTGTTGTCATCATCTTCACAAAGTAGCGTGTCCACATTAACTGGCATTGCATCAACTGACAGCGATGTGCTCGAGAGTAGTAGAAACTTTTGGAACTCCATGAGTTCTCCTGCTGCGGTTGAATCTTCAAGTTTTCTTAATGCTGTGGACATACAAACAGCTGGCGGTGCAGCAGGTGAAGATCGTGTTCAAGCTGTTTGTTCTGAAGAAAATGGATGGCTTTTTTGTGGAGTGTATGATGGATTTAATGGAAGAGATGCTGCTGATTTTCTGGCTGGAACTTTGTATGAAAATATAAGGTTTTATCTATATTTGCTAGAATCTCAAATTAAGCAACAAAGAGAATCCAGTGGTTTATATGAAAAAAAGCATCTGCAGTGTTCGTCAAGTCATAAGGCCATGAAGAGTGAGCTGTCTTTGGCTATAAAGACCTCATATATTGAAAAGAGGTCAGGCTTATCCactaatttttcatatgaagatTTCTCAAGCGAAGCTTTCCGTCTTGGTGTATTGGATTGTCTTGTTCGTGCTCTTGCTCAAGCTGAGAGTGATTTCATTTATATGGTCGAACAAGAAATGGAAGATCGGCCTGATTTAGTTTCTGTTGGATCTTCTGTACTAGTTGTGCTTCTTCATGGGATGGATTTATATGTTCTAAATTTAGGAGACAGCAGAGCAGTGCTAGCTACTACTAATTCGTCTGGAAATGGAACATTAGAAGCCATTCAACTAACAGAGATTCACACAATTGATAATGACGCAGAGTATAAGAAGGTTTTGGCCGATCATCCTGATGATCCTTCACCTATCATTGGTGGGAAAGTAAAAGGAAGGCTAAAGCTAACTCGTGCATTGGGTGTCGGCTACTTGAAAAAG GGTAAATTGAATGATGCATTGATGGGCATTCTTCGAGTTCGTAATTTATGTAGTCCTCCATATGTTTACACTCATCCATTCACTTTCAGCCATACAGTGTCAGAGAATGACTTATTTGTCATATTGGGAAGTGATGGACTATTTGATTTTTTCACTAATGATGAAGTTGTGAATATGGTTCACTGGTTTATCCAAGACAATGCATCTGGTGATCCTGCAAAATATTTAATTGAACAGCTTGTGCTTAAAGCGGCAAAATGTGCAG GTTTTACCACTGAAGAATTGATGAGTGTTCCTgctggaaggagaagaagatatcATGATGATGTGACAGTCATTGTGATCATTCTTGGAAATAAACAACGAACTTCAACAGCGTCAACATTATTGTAG
- the LOC103722327 gene encoding pentatricopeptide repeat-containing protein At3g26630, chloroplastic-like encodes MVSCLGCAIDPLPQRRLVLGPRDALRLLNQSKNPKQLKQLHARILRAGLSRDPAVLAALLRLYSSHRRLDLASRLFSAFPHPPTIAWNLMIRAHAAADAPREALLHYNRMIASGVRPDKFTFPFAVKACSSLSNVLKGKEVHAFAIKLGFFLDPFVQNALIHLYLTCGDSESGRKVFDGMRAKSVVSWTALISGLVACGNMEAARAVFDAAPVRNVVTWTAMIDGCARNGRADEAFELFQRMLEDGARPNEFTVVALSIACTELGCLSLGRWVHELARKNGGLERSVYVGTALVDMYSKCGSLEDAARVFGQMRNRSSATWNSMITSLGVHGRGKEAVAVFREMGRTNVKPDGITFVGVLSACAREGMVEEGFRLFAHMVERYGIAPLFEHYSCLAQLLGCANSSNGGVEMVKNLMSKFDARARQMVLEACRMNGNVRLEEVLGNGIRDLELSDGSVGLTPIECRSIEREVG; translated from the coding sequence ATGGTCTCATGCCTGGGCTGCGCCATCGACCCACTCCCCCAACGGAGGCTCGTCCTTGGCCCGCGCGACGCCCTCCGCCTCCTCAACCAGTCCAAAAACCCAAAACAGCTCAAACAGCTCCACGCCCGGATCCTCCGCGCCGGCCTCTCTCGCGACCCCGCTGTCCTTGCCGCGCTCCTCCGCCTCTACTCCTCCCACCGCCGCCTCGACCTCGCCTCCCGACTCTTCTCCGCCTTCCCCCACCCTCCCACCATCGCCTGGAACCTCATGATCCGCGCCCACGCCGCCGCCGACGCCCCACGCGAAGCCCTCCTCCACTACAATCGCATGATCGCTAGCGGCGTCCGCCCCGATAAATTCACCTTCCCCTTCGCCGTCAAGGCGTGCTCGAGCCTCTCCAACGTCCTGAAGGGCAAGGAGGTCCACGCCTTCGCCATCAAGTTGGGGTTTTTCCTCGACCCATTCGTACAAAACGCCCTGATTCATCTCTATCTCACCTGCGGTGATTCAGAGTCCGGGAGGAAGGTGTTCGATGGAATGCGTGCAAAGAGCGTCGTGTCCTGGACGGCTTTGATCTCGGGCCTCGTGGCGTGTGGGAACATGGAGGCCGCGAGAGCCGTCTTTGATGCGGCACCGGTTCGGAACGTGGTGACCTGGACGGCCATGATCGATGGATGCGCGAGGAACGGGCGAGCGGATGAGGCGTTCGAGCTGTTCCAACGGATGCTGGAGGACGGCGCGAGGCCGAATGAGTTCACGGTGGTGGCACTGTCGATAGCCTGCACCGAACTAGGATGCCTGAGCTTGGGTCGCTGGGTTCATGAATTGGCTCGTAAGAATGGCGGTCTTGAGAGGAGCGTCTATGTGGGCACGGCGCTTGTAGACATGTACAGCAAATGTGGGAGCTTGGAGGATGCGGCGAGGGTGTTTGGTCAAATGCGCAACCGGAGCTCGGCAACCTGGAACTCGATGATCACTAGCCTGGGGGTACACGGGCGTGGAAAGGAGGCAGTCGCTGTATTTCGGGAGATGGGGAGGACGAATGTGAAGCCGGATGGGATCACCTTTGTGGGTGTGTTGAGTGCTTGCGCAAGGGAGGGTATGGTCGAAGAGGGTTTTAGGCTTTTCGCACACATGGTCGAGCGTTATGGCATTGCTCCGCTTTTCGAGCATTATAGCTGTCTTGCACAGCTTCTGGGCTGCGCCAATAGTTCGAATGGGGGAGTTGAGATGGTTAAGAATCTGATGTCCAAGTTTGATGCTAGGGCACGGCAGATGGTGTTAGAAGCGTGCAGAATGAACGGAAATGTGAGGCTCGAGGAAGTTTTGGGCAACGGTATACGTGACTTGGAGTTGTCTGATGGCAGTGTAGGCTTAACCCCAATAGAATGTCGATCCATTGAGCGGGAAGTGGGATAG